CCCCTTTCAGTCCCGCCCGCATCGGCTTGCCAGACGGCCGCCGCCGGGCGGGACTGAAAGGGGCCGGCGTCTCGGCGTACCCGGACGACGCAAGCACCGCAACGCAGTGAGGAGCGCAGCGAGTCCCGGGAGCCGAGACGCCGGGGGCTTTCGAGGTGGTCCCAGTTTCGAATGCTTATCTCAACACTACCGTGCAGGAGCCGAAAGTTTGTACCCCACCCCGTCGTAGGGGGCGTATGGCAGACTTGCTGCCCTCGCGTCCCGACGCCCCCGCGGCGGAGGAGGCCGACCCACGTGTCATCGGCCTCGACAGCGAGGACGCCGACGACCTGCTGTCGGCGCTCTCCTCCGACACCGCCCGCGAGGTGCTCGCGACCCTCCACGAGGAACCGGACACGCCCGCGAACGTCGCAGAGCGGGTCGACACCTCCCTCCAGAACGCCCAGTACCACCTCGGCAACCTCGAAGACGCGGGGTTGATCGAGGTGGCCGACACCGTCTACTCCGAGAAGGGAAGAGAGATGAACCGCTACGCCCCCGCCGACCGGCCGTTGGTCGTCTTCGCCGGGGCCGAAGAGGAGAGCCGTGGCCTGGAGAGTGCGCTCAAGAACCTCCTCGGCGCCGTCGGTCTCCTCGGCGTCGCGAGCCTCCTCGTCCAGTGGTACGTCGAGGGACCGCCGTTCGGCGCACAGACGGGCGGCGCCGACGCCGGCGGTGGCGACGGTGGCGGCATGGGGACGATGAGTACCGAAGCGGCCCCGACGGCCGCCGACGCCGCAGGCGCGGGGCTGCCGCCCGGCCTCCTCTTTTTCCTCGGGGGGGCCCTCGTCCTCGCCGTCGTCGGCGTCGCGTGGTACGTGCGTCGGTAGCGGGTCGATGGCCCCGTAGCTATTCATACTCCCCGCACCAAATCACTCCCATGGAGCACACCGCCGAGGTGACCGGCATCGGGGTGGGCACGAGCGAGGACGGTTCGAACGTGCCGGCGGTCCTGTTGGCCGCCCGCGAGGAGTACCTCCCCATCGTCATCACGGCCGATCAGGCGCGGGCGATCCAGCTCGGGCTCTCGGGCGAGCCGTTCGAGCGGCCGCTCACCCACGACCTGCTGGTCGAGATGCTCACCGAGTTCGGCGGCGCCGTCGACGGCATCCGGATCGACGACCTCGCCGACGGCACGTTCTACGCCAAAGTCGACGTGGAGCGGTACGACGACGGGGAGGCCCGGAAGTTCGTCTTCGACGCCCGCCCGAGCGACGCCATCGCGCTCGCGGTCCGCGTCGACTGCCCGATCACCGTCTCCGACGGCGTCCTCGACCGGGCCGGCCGCGACGAGGACGAGTTCGAACCCGAACGGATCGACGACTTCGACGACGAACGATAGGGACCGGGACGCGATAGCCGGCACTTTTCACCCCCGGGAGCAACCGGTCACCCATGACAGCGGAGCCGGCGACGCTCGCGGAGTCCCACACCGAGATGACCGAAATCGTCCTCCCGAACGACACGAACACGCACGGACGGGCGCTCGGGGGGGTGGTCCTCCACTGGATGGATGTCTGTGGCGCCATCGCGGCCATGCGCTTCGCCAACGAGGGCGTGGTCACGGCGTCGATGGAACACGTCGACTTCAAACGCCCCATCGACCTCGGCGAGGTGGTGGTGGTCGAGGCGTACGTCTACGACACGGGACGGACGAGCCTCGACGTGACCGTCGAGGTGCGCGCGGAGAACCCCCGAACCGACACCGAACGCGCCACCACTTCCTCGTTTTTCACGTTCGTCGCCGTCGACGACGACGGCGATCCGACGCCCGTCCCCGACCTCGACTGCCCGACGGAGGGTGAACGCCGTCTCCGCGACGCCGCCCTCGACGAGCGGGCGGCCCAGCTGGAACGGCTCGTCGAGCGGATGGAGGATTCCGGGAGCTGAGGCCGAGCGGCCGTCACTCGTCGTCGAGGAGGTCCGGCCTCCCGGTCAGAATCCCCTGTACTCCCGTGAGGGGGTCGCCGACGACGATGCCGTCGGTCGTGATCTCGAACTCGCGGAGCGTCCGCTCGAAGTCGCCCGTGCGCTTTTTGAGGACGCCGATGGCCTTCCGGAGTTCGCCGCGGAGTTCGAGATGGCGAAGGAAGACGATGTTGTCGGCCAGATAGCTGATGTTCTCCTGGGTCGCAGTGAACGGTCCCGTCGGGCTGTCGGTTTCGTCGACGAGGATGGTGGTCACGCCCATGTTCTTGAGATAGCGCCCCAGCGCGTGGAGCCGCTTGAGTACCATGTCCGTCTCGCCGTGGAGCGTCAGCCGGTACCCCGCGATACCGTCGACCATCACGATTTCCGCGTCGTGTTTCTCCACGTCCTCCCGGACGATCCGTGCGAACTCCTGGGGCGACAGTTCCAGCGCGTT
This window of the Haloplanus rubicundus genome carries:
- a CDS encoding acyl-CoA thioesterase, translating into MTAEPATLAESHTEMTEIVLPNDTNTHGRALGGVVLHWMDVCGAIAAMRFANEGVVTASMEHVDFKRPIDLGEVVVVEAYVYDTGRTSLDVTVEVRAENPRTDTERATTSSFFTFVAVDDDGDPTPVPDLDCPTEGERRLRDAALDERAAQLERLVERMEDSGS
- a CDS encoding bifunctional nuclease family protein, giving the protein MEHTAEVTGIGVGTSEDGSNVPAVLLAAREEYLPIVITADQARAIQLGLSGEPFERPLTHDLLVEMLTEFGGAVDGIRIDDLADGTFYAKVDVERYDDGEARKFVFDARPSDAIALAVRVDCPITVSDGVLDRAGRDEDEFEPERIDDFDDER
- a CDS encoding ArsR/SmtB family transcription factor — encoded protein: MADLLPSRPDAPAAEEADPRVIGLDSEDADDLLSALSSDTAREVLATLHEEPDTPANVAERVDTSLQNAQYHLGNLEDAGLIEVADTVYSEKGREMNRYAPADRPLVVFAGAEEESRGLESALKNLLGAVGLLGVASLLVQWYVEGPPFGAQTGGADAGGGDGGGMGTMSTEAAPTAADAAGAGLPPGLLFFLGGALVLAVVGVAWYVRR